A genomic stretch from Lagenorhynchus albirostris chromosome 12, mLagAlb1.1, whole genome shotgun sequence includes:
- the HTR1E gene encoding 5-hydroxytryptamine receptor 1E, whose protein sequence is MNITNCTPEASVAVRPKTITEKMLISMTLVIITALTMLLNSAVIMAICTTKKLHQPANYLICSLAVTDLLVAVLVMPLSITYIVTDSWKLGYFICEVWLSVDMTCCTCSILHLCVIALDRYWAITNAIEYARKRTAKRAGLMILVVWTISVFISMPPLFWRSHRQLSLPPGQCTIQHDHIIYTIYSTLGAFYIPLTLILILYYRIYHAAKSLYQKRGSSRHLSNRSTDSQNSFASCKLTQTFCVSDFSTSDPPTEFEKIHTSIRIPPFAHDLDNPGERQHISSTRERKAARILGLILGAFIMSWLPFFIKELIVGLSIYTVSSEVADFLTWLGYVNSLINPLLYTSFNEDFKLAFKKLIRCREHT, encoded by the coding sequence ATGAACATCACTAACTGTACCCCAGAAGCCAGTGTGGCTGTGAGACCCAAGACCATCACTGAGAAGATGCTCATTTCCATGACTCTGGTGATCATCACCGCCCTGACCATGCTGCTAAACTCGGCCGTGATCATGGCCATCTGCACCACCAAGAAGCTCCACCAGCCTGCCAACTACCTGATCTGTTCTCTGGCTGTGACGGACCTCCTAGTGGCCGTGCTCGTCATGCCCTTGAGCATCACGTACATCGTCACGGACAGCTGGAAGCTGGGGTACTTCATCTGCGAGGTGTGGCTGAGTGTGGACATGACCTGCTGCACCTGCTCCATCCTTCATCTCTGTGTGATTGCCCTGGACAGGTACTGGGCCATCACCAACGCTATTGAGTACGCCAGGAAGAGGACCGCCAAGAGGGCCGGGCTGATGATCCTCGTGGTCTGGACCATCTCCGTCTTCATCTCCATGCCCCCTCTGTTCTGGAGGAGCCACCGCCAACTCAGCCTGCCCCCTGGTCAGTGCACCATCCAGCACGACCACATCATCTACACCATTTACTCCACACTGGGGGCATTTTACATCCCCTTGACTTTGATACTGATTCTCTATTACCGGATTTACCATGCGGCCAAGAGCCTTTACCAGAAAAGAGGATCAAGCCGGCACTTAAGCAACAGAAGCACGGATAGCCAAAATTCGTTCGCCAGTTGTAAACTGACACAGACTTTCTGTGTGTCTGACTTCTCCACCTCAGACCCTCCCACAGAGTTTGAAAAGATCCACACCTCCATCAGGATCCCTCCCTTTGCCCATGACCTAGATAACCCGGGAGAACGCCAGCACATCTCCAGTACCAGGGAGCGCAAGGCAGCACGCATCCTCGGACTGATTTTGGGTGCATTCATCATGTCCTGGCTGCCATTCTTCATCAAAGAGCTGATTGTAGGTCTGAGCATCTACACCGTGTCCTCTGAAGTGGCCGATTTTTTGACAtggcttggttatgttaattctCTGATCAACCCTCTGCTCTACACAAGTTTTAATGAAGACTTTAAGCTGGCTTTTAAAAAGCTTATTCGGTGCCGAGAACATACTTAG